Proteins from a genomic interval of Flavobacteriales bacterium:
- a CDS encoding asparagine synthetase B, translating into YVDISTTLVDEMLVKIDRMTMSHSIEGRVPFLDHELVEYVLNVPDRFKEPLTPKKLLTDSVGSLIPSEIIDRPKMGFTFPWSEWLRADLKIYCEERLSFLKSSEYFRAEEIDKLWKDFLNNDPHVTWARIWILVVLGNWMRNNQIE; encoded by the coding sequence TATGTTGATATTTCAACCACATTAGTCGATGAAATGCTTGTGAAAATTGATAGAATGACAATGTCACATTCCATCGAAGGAAGGGTTCCTTTCTTAGACCATGAATTAGTAGAGTATGTTCTTAATGTACCTGATCGGTTTAAAGAGCCTCTTACTCCCAAAAAGCTTTTAACAGATTCTGTAGGCTCATTGATTCCTAGCGAAATAATTGATCGTCCTAAAATGGGGTTTACTTTTCCATGGAGCGAATGGCTTCGGGCCGATTTGAAAATTTATTGCGAAGAGAGGTTGTCGTTTTTGAAATCGAGCGAATACTTTAGAGCGGAAGAAATAGATAAACTTTGGAAGGATTTTTTAAATAATGATCCACATGTAACTTGGGCAAGGATATGGATATTAGTTGTTCTTGGGAATTGGATGCGAAATAATCAAATTGAGTAA